One genomic region from Enoplosus armatus isolate fEnoArm2 chromosome 17, fEnoArm2.hap1, whole genome shotgun sequence encodes:
- the LOC139300108 gene encoding E3 ubiquitin-protein ligase RBBP6-like, protein MTHVHYKFSSKLSYDTVVFDGPHITLRDLKRQIMGREKLRAGDCDLQITNAQTKEEYTDDEGLIPKGSSVIVRRIPIIGVKSSSSKTRNIERSDVHLHHALGAVKAMDDQSSSRALPFFSKMANLADADVSEEDKIKVMINQSTYDSMNYNKKFGTVLPANYTCYRCGNTGHHIRNCPTSGQDNNFEAPLRIKKSTGIPRSFMVEVDDPSIKGAMLTNCGRYAIPAIDAEAYAIGKKEKPPFVPQEQPKSEGKEDPVPEELLCLICHDLLSDAVVIPCCGNSYCDDCIRSALLDSEEHICPTCSQSDVSPDTLIANKFLRQAVNTFKKECGFTKSLTKGCGASQSQNPTPTPSPVPTPPPLTMQSQPQRPHQSTQQDPLLPRSQAADTPPATATGPASASNTPSESLQPVQSHLEISDKEAEEETHDNSTAAAPTVLVSHKDPTAAPSQLIPLVSLTPVVEKPQAVSVNLQQPSSGPAPRQSGPSPCWDSSSSSSCCPTGGWNESNTQQLPPASSSSSYPPTPPPLFPSPHFHTFLAAQQPLSSYPPGYPPTTPVWTLPTPQGAPIPSLCSSASSIPALIPKEWYTHQRKKKERSPHRGSVHRRSSTRSNSKSSKSKSSRSYSRSSSRSRSRSRSRSQGRSRPHSPYSRRRDLHTRSHSSHSYSYGYKRSRSPTPSSSSSPRVGYDFRSKSPSDHRKNSQHGRHSNKKSTSSSCNSRRQGERSQGEAGGSEGSLASYLYAQHANQTRSLELDRERYLQWKRDYKVWCEKYFSSYVDHFHQLPPPLLSLHPSPPPQWGDRERSRNSHANSESRNRLQARRTARMDGRSPPSQSSSDSRSPPSHSSSDSRSTPSQSSSDSRSSPSHSSNDSRSPPSQSSSDGPSTRSEDGAQPRCTDKHSRLPVTLPKGSKETELQERSTPIWEDATARDALESVQPLVKADKRLDKDYERKSRDQRNSEIEKGWRRGKHLDSRRDVERRHKEKPSKGAGRVDTDRYRNPGGSKASDSRSEKNRKRKGEDMQRSSVKAQSSKCLKTKIAEDPETRKSESPNPFDRKKHKTEKKKEKKTWPLTERDIWEGGIKVKPQKKICININLDGKRNEEKTEKRDSSYLDSVAGKTKEEMEAGNREEEKSNRGETRIETNEKKESHRDQEGVTEEKINPDEGEARPIWEKATFRDDKGEAWVKIAGGKKDVGEKKEDRKEEDLWFCALSGVEEEEEEESKKQWKEVVGMEASKGEEVTNDERRSVRGGKEERKVRNEMGELVAGAQREKAERESTCKENRGNPPRESKPKEELMEGAKWRMKKEETDLMKSQRSRNESPQDGPNPTVEESSSDEDHQERKTVVRTLEEYTQDRATPVQEGELVLVQVPRSKWEKEESEDEERDEGEIKVQTDAIAAFLPPPSVSVTAETPTDRETEGENEQQRWRSVEIEGDGARAMERGRERERERNPILSSLHRSKAPSSGKDRSDREREKGMDRPRDRERGRESERQRDRQKESKRSKERTREDEKERDREREGGHGSIASVQRRNPPLSSHSCSYSTSHDTERRDRQRGGDHDSNKTSSCPDGKFSRGRCWESSTISRAKELPDQNAHKTYRDTSLDSTFKNKDHPHYHNRQDPSGNYRHGDTHHSPPSLSHSRGKERDPLPSSSSGGSELGKPRKVDKVIKEGKGERDNEEMVAVREGGVRWEDEADKLGGGRELEEGERPSSCSNSVSSSASQESSRDDRRNETKKKQKKHKKEKRQPAPELLEEGELKKHKKKSKTSRDGGEEESSGEEEDHAKLCSVVSY, encoded by the exons ATGACTCATGTTCATTATAAATTCTCCTCCAAACTCAGCTACGACACGGTGGTGTTTGACGGCCCGCACATCACGCTGAGGGATCTGAAGAGGCAGATCATGGGCAGGGAGAAGCTCCGAGCCGGCGACTGCGACCTGCAGATCACAAACGCACAGACCAAGGAAG AGTACACAGATGACGAAGGCCTGATCCCCAAAGGCTCCTCCGTCATCGTCAGGAGAATCCCCATCATCGGAGTCAAGTCCAGCTCGAGCAAGACCCGCAACat tgagcGATCAGATGTCCACCTTCACCACGCCCTCGGAGCCGTCAAAGCA ATGGATGACCAGAGTTCTTCCAGAGCCTTACCCTTTTTCTCCAAG ATGGCTAACCTGGCTGATGCGGATGTGTCGGAGGAGGATAAGATCAAAGTCATGATAAATCAGTCAACCTACGACTCCATGAA tTACAACAAGAAGTTTGGTACAGTTCTTCCTGCCAACTACACCTGTTATCGCTGTGGAAACACTGGACACCACATCAGAAACTGTCCCACCAGCGGG caggATAACAATTTCGAGGCACCTCtgagaataaagaaaagcacaggCATCCCTCGTTCCTTCATGGTGGAGGTGGACGACCCCAGCATAAAGGGAGCCATGCTGACCAACTGTGGACGTTACGCGATTCCTGCCATAGACGC TGAGGCCTACGCCATTGGCAAGAAGGAGAAGCCTCCGTTCGTACCACAGGAGCAGCCCAAGTCAGAAGGCAAGGAGGATCCTGTACCCGAAGAACTCCTCTGTCTGATCTGTCACGACCTGCTGAGTGACGCTGTGGTCATACCCTGCTGTGGAAACAGCTACTGTGACGACT GTATTCGCAGCGCCTTACTGGATTCAGAGGAACACATCTGTCCCACTTGTAGCCAATCAGATGTCTCCCCTGACACACTGATAGCCAATAAATTTCTCCGACAG GCTGTGAACACTTTTAAGAAAGAGTGTGGCTTCACCAAAAGTCTGACAAAAGGGTGCGGTGCCTCCCAATCCCAAAATCCAACCCCGACGCCGAGCCCCGTCCCCACCCCGCCTCCTCTCACCATGCAGAGCCAGCCTCAGAGGCCTCACCAGTCAACCCAGCAG GACCCTCTCCTGCCCCGCTCACAGGCTGCAGACACACCGCCTGCCACAGCAACAGGCCCCGCCTCTGCTTCCAACACGCCGAGCGAGTCCCTGCAGCCTGTGCAAAGCCACCTGGAGATATCTGACAA AGAGGCTGAAGAAGAGACACATGATAATTCAACGGCTGCTGCTCCAACTGTACTGGTTTCTCACAAAGACCCCACTGCTGCTCCATCACAGCTGATCCCGCtg GTGAGCCTCACTCCAGTGGTAGAGAAGCCCCAGGCAGTCAGTGTGAATCTACAGCAGCCCTCCTCAG GTCCAGCACCAAGACAGTCTGGGCCATCACCGTGCTGGGATAG ctcctcttcctcctcctgttgtccCACTGGAGGCTGGAATGAATCCAACACCCAGCAgcttcctcctgcctcctcttcctcttcataccctccaactcctccacctctctttccctccccccATTTCCACACTTTCCTCGCCGCGCAGCAGCCTCTCAGCAGTTACCCCCCTGGATACCCACCGACCACGCCCGTCTGGACGCTCCCAACTCCCCAGGGTGCTCCCATCccttccctctgctcctccgCCTCTTCCATCCCTGCCCTCATCCCCAAGGAGTGGTACACGCatcagagaaagaagaaggaaag GTCACCTCACAGAGGATCTGTCCACAGACGCTCCTCCACCCGTTCTAATTCAAAGTCCTCTAAGTCCAAGTCCTCTCGCTCCTACTCTCGCTCTTCAAGCAGGTCCAGATCCCGTTCCCGGTCCAGGTCCCAAGGCAGATCGAG gccCCACTCGCCTTATTCCCGCCGCAGAGACCTCCACACCCGCTCTCATTCCTCCCACTCCTACAGCTATGGTTACAAACGTTCCCGCTCCCCCACACCGTCCTCGTCATCTTCACCTCGAGTGGGATACGACTTCAGATCCAAGTCACCGTCAGATCACCGCAAAAACAGCCAGCACGGTCGGCATAGCAATAAGAAATCCACTTCGAGCAGCTGCAACTCCAGGAGGCAAGGAGAGCGCTCCCAGGGGGAGGCAGGAGGCTCAGAGGGGAGTTTGGCTAGCTACCTGTATGCACAGCATGCAAATCAGACACGCAGCCTGGAGCTGGACAGAGAGCGTTacctgcagtggaaaagggaCTACAAAGTGTGGTGTGAGAAATATTTCAGCAGCTATGTTGACCATTTCCACCAGctgcctcctcccctcctcagccttcatccttctcctcctcctcagtggggggacagagagagaagtaggAACTCACATGCCAACTCGGAATCTCGCAACCGACTCCAAGCTAGACGCACTGCCCGCATGGATGGCCGCTCCCCTCCATCGCAGTCATCCAGCGACAGCCGCTCCCCTCCATCTCACTCCTCAAGCGACAGCCGCTCCACGCCATCTCAGTCATCTAGCGACAGTCGTTCCTCTCCATCTCATTCGTCCAATGACAGCCGATCCCCTCCCTCTCAGTCGTCCAGTGATGGTCCCTCCACTCGATCCGAAGACGGAGCTCAGCCGAGGTGCACTGATAAGCACAGCCGCCTGCCAGTCACACTTCCAAAGGGCAGCAAGGAAACGGAACTGCAAGAAAGAAGCACCCCAATATGGGAAGATGCAACTGCCAGAGATGCCTTAGAATCAGTCCAACCACTCGTGAAAGCTGATAAACGTTTGGATAAAGACTAcgaaagaaaaagcagagatCAAAGGAATTCGGAAATAGAGAAAGGATGGAGAAGGGGCAAACATTTAGACTCCAGGCGGGATGTGGAGAGACGGCACAAAGAGAAGCCCAGCAAAGGGGCAGGCAGGGTGgatacagacagatacagaaacCCTGGAGGCAGCAAGGCTTCTGACTCCAGATCAGAGaagaatagaaaaagaaaaggagaggacaTGCAAAGAAGTTCTGTTAAGGCTCAAAGCAGCAAATGCCTGAAAACTAAAATCGCAGAGGACCCAGAAACCCGTAAGAGTGAATCCCCGAATCCATTTGACAGaaagaagcacaaaacagagaagaaaaaggaaaagaaaacatggcctctgacagagagagacatctgGGAGGGAGGAATAAAAGtgaaaccacagaagaagataTGCATCAACATCAACCTAGATGGAAAAAGGAATGAAGAGAAAACGGAAAAACGGGACTCGTCTTATTTAGATAGCgttgcaggaaaaacaaaggaagaaatgGAGGCTGGTaatagagaggaggagaagtcaaacagaggagagacaagaattgaaacaaatgaaaagaaggAATCCCACAGAGACCAGGAAGGTGTgactgaagaaaaaataaatccagaTGAAGGAGAGGCAAGACCGATATGGGAGAAAGCTACCTTCAGAGATGATAAGGGAGAGGCGTGGGTGAAAATtgcaggagggaaaaaagacgttggagaaaagaaagaggacagaaaagaggaggacTTGTGGTTTTGTGCCCTcagtggagtggaggaggaggaggaggaggagagtaaaAAACAGTGGAAGGAAGTAGTTGGAATGGAGGCCAGCAAAGGAGAAGAGGTGACAAATGACGAGAGGAGGAGCgtgaggggaggaaaggaagagaggaaggtgaggaaCGAGATGGGAGAGTTAGTCGCAGGCGCCCAGAGGGAGAAGGCGGAGAGAGAAAGCACATGCaaggaaaacagaggaaacCCTCCGAGGGAGTCAAAGCCAAAGGAGGAGCTGATGGAGGGAGCGAAGTGGAggatgaagaaagaagaaacagacttgatgaagtcacagaggagcagaaacGAGAGCCCCCAAGACGGACCAAACCCCACGGTGGAAGAGAGCAG CAGCGACGAGGATCatcaggagaggaagacagtggTGAGAACTCTGGAGGAATACACCCAGGACAGAGCCACACCCGTACAAGAGGGCGAGCTTGTACTCGTACAG gtCCCTCGCTCCAAATGGGAGAAGGAAGAGTCTGAGGACGAAGAGCGGGATGAAGGAGAGATCAAAGTTCAAACGGATGCTATCGCAgcatttctgcctccaccatctgtgtctgtgacagcagagacaccAACCGACagggaaacagagggagagaatgagcaACAGAGATGGAGGTCAGTGGAAATAGAGGGAGACGGGGCCAGAGcaatggagagaggaagggagagggagagagagaggaacccCATTTTGTCCAGTTTACACAGAAGTAAGGCTCCCTCTAGTGGCAAAGACAGAAgtgacagggagagggagaaagggatgGATAGAccaagggacagagagagagggagggaaagtgagCGACAGAGGGATaggcagaaagagagcaaaagatCGAAAGAGAGAACGAGGGAGGacgagaaagagagggacagggagagagagggggggcacGGCAGCATTGCCTCGGTCCAAAGGAGGAACCCCCCTTTGTCCTCTCACTCCTGCTCTTATTCGACTTCACatgacacagagaggagagacaggcagcGAGGGGGCGACCACGACAGCAACAAGACTTCCTCCTGTCCCGACGGGAAATTCTCCAGAGGCAGATGCTGGGAAAGCAGCACGATAAGCCGAGCCAAGGAACTGCCTGATCAAAATGCACACAAGACATACAGAGACACGTCACTGGACTCGACGTTTAAAAACAAAGACCATCCCCACT